A genome region from Alkalimarinus coralli includes the following:
- the nirD gene encoding nitrite reductase small subunit NirD, which yields MSQTIEIGKLTDIPKLGSRVVKTKQGDIAVFRTMEDEVFALHDHCPHKQGALSQGIVHGKSVTCPLHNWVIGLDDGEAKGHDTGCTKTFEARLEGGMVYLLLEDAESQCA from the coding sequence ATGAGTCAAACCATCGAAATAGGTAAATTAACCGATATTCCTAAACTCGGTTCACGTGTTGTTAAGACAAAACAGGGCGACATTGCTGTGTTCAGAACAATGGAAGATGAAGTGTTTGCACTACACGATCACTGCCCACACAAACAGGGTGCCCTATCCCAAGGTATAGTGCACGGCAAGTCTGTCACCTGCCCGCTCCATAACTGGGTCATTGGCTTGGATGATGGCGAAGCAAAAGGTCATGACACGGGTTGCACCAAGACGTTTGAAGCACGACTTGAAGGTGGCATGGTTTACCTTCTTCTGGAAGACGCTGAAAGCCAGTGCGCCTAG
- the nirB gene encoding nitrite reductase large subunit NirB, which translates to MREKLVVIGNGMAGMRTVEELLKIAPEKYDITVFGAEPYGNYNRIMLSPVLTGEKTVEEIMINDLDWYKENNITLYAGADKKAVDIDRRNQKVIAADGTEAEYDRLLLATGSNPFIIPLPGHDLDGVIAFRDIADVETMLNAAKEKKHAIVIGGGLLGLEAANGLMKQGMDVTVVHNLEVLMNRQLDEPSAKLLEQSLVERGLSFKMNANTSELKADENGHVKAIAFSDGEELPADLVVMAVGIRPNIELAQKVGLHCERGIVVNDTLQTFDPKIYAIGECIQHREELFGLVAPIWDQAKVAANHLAAYGIGIYRTQATSTKLKVTGIDLFSAGDFTGDDETDEIVFQDPKRGIYKKVVLKEDKIIGSVMYGDTIDGSWYFQLMKDGTNVADFRDSLLFGQAHMGDSGHAGVNAAADLPDSAEICGCNGVCKGDIVKAITEENLYTLDEVRAATKASASCGSCTGLVEQVISSTLGGDYNPSENEKTICACTSYGHDQVRDAIKPNNLKSFHEVSEFLEFNNADGCHVCRPAINYYLLAAWPGEYEDDMTSRFTNERMHANIQKDNTYTVVPRMFGGVTTADDLRVIADAADKYEVPMVKVTGGQRIDLVGVKKDDLIPMWKDLNDAGMVSGHAYGKALRTVKTCIGSQYCRFGTQDSTGCGIKLEEMTWGSWTPAKFKIAVSGCPRNCAEATIKDLGVVAVDSGWEIYVAGNGGIKVRVSDFLVKVSTEEEVIEYTGAFMQMYREQGHHNERTAPWIERVGLQYIKDEIVENAEKRKAYYEGFLYSQKFAQVDPWKERASEGVDQHNFIPLAEV; encoded by the coding sequence ATGAGAGAAAAGCTGGTCGTAATCGGAAATGGTATGGCAGGTATGCGTACTGTAGAAGAACTACTCAAAATCGCACCTGAGAAATACGACATTACTGTATTTGGTGCTGAGCCATATGGTAACTACAACCGCATAATGCTCTCTCCTGTTCTTACCGGAGAAAAGACGGTTGAAGAGATCATGATCAATGATCTTGACTGGTATAAAGAGAACAACATTACACTTTATGCCGGTGCAGATAAAAAGGCTGTCGATATTGATCGTCGCAATCAAAAAGTCATTGCTGCTGATGGCACAGAAGCAGAGTACGACCGCCTTCTTCTTGCTACCGGTTCTAACCCTTTTATTATTCCCCTGCCCGGCCATGATCTGGATGGAGTAATCGCATTCCGAGATATCGCCGACGTCGAAACGATGCTTAATGCGGCCAAAGAGAAAAAGCACGCCATTGTGATCGGTGGTGGCCTGCTGGGGCTTGAGGCCGCGAACGGTTTGATGAAGCAAGGAATGGATGTCACGGTTGTCCATAACCTTGAAGTACTGATGAACCGTCAACTCGATGAGCCTTCTGCCAAGCTGCTGGAGCAGTCACTGGTGGAGCGCGGCTTATCATTCAAAATGAATGCAAACACCTCTGAGCTTAAAGCTGATGAAAACGGCCATGTTAAAGCTATTGCATTTTCCGACGGTGAAGAGTTACCGGCTGACCTCGTAGTAATGGCGGTCGGCATACGACCTAATATTGAATTAGCACAGAAAGTCGGCTTGCACTGCGAACGCGGTATTGTGGTTAACGACACACTACAAACCTTTGACCCTAAGATATACGCGATAGGCGAGTGTATTCAGCATCGTGAAGAGCTGTTCGGTTTGGTTGCACCTATTTGGGATCAGGCAAAAGTGGCTGCAAACCACCTGGCGGCATACGGCATTGGTATTTACCGCACTCAAGCGACATCAACAAAGCTAAAAGTAACCGGAATTGATCTATTCTCTGCTGGCGACTTTACCGGTGACGACGAAACTGACGAAATCGTCTTTCAAGACCCAAAGCGCGGTATCTATAAAAAAGTCGTATTGAAAGAAGACAAGATCATCGGTTCTGTGATGTATGGCGATACCATTGATGGCTCATGGTACTTCCAGCTGATGAAAGACGGCACCAATGTTGCCGACTTCCGCGACTCTTTGCTGTTTGGCCAGGCCCATATGGGAGACTCAGGCCACGCAGGCGTAAATGCTGCTGCGGATCTACCTGATTCAGCCGAGATATGTGGCTGTAACGGCGTCTGTAAGGGCGACATCGTAAAGGCGATTACAGAAGAAAACCTTTACACGCTAGACGAAGTTCGTGCGGCAACCAAAGCCTCTGCGTCATGTGGTTCTTGTACCGGTTTGGTAGAGCAGGTTATCTCTTCTACGCTGGGTGGTGACTACAACCCAAGTGAAAATGAAAAAACAATCTGTGCATGTACCAGTTATGGTCATGACCAGGTACGTGACGCAATTAAGCCAAATAACCTTAAGTCATTCCATGAAGTATCCGAATTCCTTGAATTTAATAATGCAGATGGCTGTCATGTATGCCGACCAGCCATTAACTACTACCTACTGGCAGCATGGCCTGGTGAGTACGAAGATGACATGACATCACGCTTCACCAACGAGCGTATGCATGCCAACATCCAGAAAGACAACACCTATACCGTCGTACCTCGAATGTTTGGCGGTGTAACAACAGCAGATGACCTGCGTGTTATTGCCGATGCAGCCGATAAATACGAAGTACCTATGGTTAAGGTAACCGGTGGTCAGCGTATCGATTTGGTTGGCGTTAAGAAAGACGACCTTATCCCGATGTGGAAAGATCTCAACGATGCAGGCATGGTATCCGGTCATGCATACGGTAAAGCACTTCGTACCGTTAAAACCTGTATCGGCTCTCAATACTGCCGTTTTGGTACTCAAGACTCAACCGGCTGCGGTATCAAGCTAGAAGAGATGACATGGGGCTCCTGGACGCCAGCCAAGTTCAAGATTGCAGTGTCAGGCTGCCCACGAAACTGTGCTGAAGCGACTATTAAGGATTTGGGCGTTGTAGCGGTTGATTCCGGCTGGGAAATCTATGTGGCAGGTAACGGAGGCATCAAAGTACGGGTATCAGACTTCCTGGTTAAGGTTTCAACCGAAGAAGAGGTTATCGAATACACCGGAGCCTTTATGCAGATGTACCGCGAGCAAGGCCATCACAACGAACGTACTGCCCCATGGATCGAACGCGTAGGACTTCAGTATATCAAAGACGAAATTGTCGAAAATGCAGAGAAGCGCAAAGCCTACTATGAAGGCTTCCTGTACTCGCAGAAATTCGCGCAAGTTGACCCATGGAAAGAGCGCGCCAGCGAAGGCGTTGATCAGCATAACTTTATTCCACTCGCAGAAGTGTAA
- a CDS encoding MFS transporter: MSADKLNILNFSDRKNVTLHLSWVAFFITFFMWFSHSSLMPLIKSAFGLTGAEVKALLFLNVALTIPSRTLVGMLVDKFGPRLMFSGLLVISGLFCIGFALAQTYEQLAMFRFLLGFAGAGFVIGIRLITEWFPAKQAGTAQGIYGGWGNFGAAAAGFILPALAAFFGGEDGWRAAAGSAGVVSILYAVFFYIKVRNTPKGSTYFSPKKLGPMEVTSKGDFYLYLIMCAPMFLAMGVITWRLSPAGVGLLSESVAQMIWLGLGAWYLYQVSQIYNVNKHNLRTEIPEIHRYKFKQVALLNLAYMVTFGSEVAVVSMLPLYFIDTFEVSIAIAAAMASSFMAMNLIARPGGGYISDKVGRKKSLLITVIGSAIGYAGMSLINSEWSLGLTMAVVVFCSFFVQAGAGATFGVVPTIKRRLTGQIAGLTGAYGNVGAASFLLVYSLSDATTFFTVIAIGCAVVAGLIILFLEEPKGQIAEVLPDGTVELIDVGK, encoded by the coding sequence ATGTCTGCTGATAAGCTAAATATTCTGAATTTTTCAGATCGAAAAAACGTGACGCTACATCTTTCGTGGGTCGCTTTCTTTATAACTTTCTTTATGTGGTTTAGTCATTCGTCACTAATGCCACTGATTAAATCAGCGTTTGGTCTTACTGGTGCTGAAGTGAAGGCGCTGTTATTTCTAAACGTGGCCTTAACGATTCCTTCCCGAACATTAGTGGGAATGCTGGTGGATAAATTCGGCCCCCGGCTGATGTTTAGTGGGTTGTTAGTTATTTCCGGGTTATTCTGTATCGGCTTTGCGTTGGCGCAAACCTACGAACAGTTAGCGATGTTCAGGTTCTTGTTAGGGTTTGCGGGGGCAGGGTTTGTGATCGGCATTCGCCTGATTACCGAATGGTTTCCGGCAAAACAAGCAGGCACAGCACAAGGTATTTATGGCGGTTGGGGTAATTTTGGTGCAGCGGCAGCCGGGTTTATATTGCCCGCGTTAGCGGCTTTCTTTGGTGGCGAAGATGGCTGGCGCGCTGCGGCAGGTTCGGCGGGTGTGGTGTCGATTTTGTATGCGGTATTCTTCTATATTAAAGTTCGTAATACACCCAAAGGATCGACCTATTTTTCGCCGAAGAAGCTCGGCCCAATGGAAGTGACCAGCAAAGGTGACTTCTATCTGTATTTGATTATGTGTGCGCCTATGTTCCTGGCAATGGGTGTGATTACCTGGCGCTTGTCTCCCGCGGGCGTTGGGCTGCTTTCTGAAAGTGTGGCTCAAATGATCTGGCTGGGGTTGGGGGCTTGGTATCTATATCAGGTAAGCCAGATATACAATGTTAATAAACACAACCTGCGTACCGAGATCCCGGAAATTCATCGTTATAAGTTTAAACAGGTTGCGCTGCTGAATCTGGCCTATATGGTGACGTTTGGGTCGGAAGTCGCGGTTGTATCGATGTTACCACTGTACTTTATTGATACTTTTGAAGTCTCGATTGCTATAGCGGCTGCAATGGCCTCCAGTTTCATGGCGATGAACCTGATTGCTAGACCTGGGGGTGGGTATATTAGTGATAAAGTGGGGCGGAAGAAGTCACTGCTGATAACGGTCATTGGCTCTGCGATTGGTTATGCGGGTATGAGCCTAATTAATTCAGAATGGAGCCTGGGGCTTACCATGGCTGTCGTGGTTTTTTGCTCGTTCTTCGTTCAGGCAGGAGCCGGCGCAACCTTTGGTGTGGTGCCTACGATCAAGCGTCGTTTAACAGGGCAGATTGCAGGTTTGACTGGTGCCTATGGTAATGTTGGTGCGGCCAGCTTCCTGCTAGTTTATTCGTTGTCAGATGCTACGACATTTTTTACCGTTATTGCTATTGGTTGTGCGGTGGTGGCTGGTTTAATCATTCTTTTTCTGGAAGAGCCGAAAGGCCAGATCGCTGAAGTGTTGCCTGATGGCACGGTTGAGTTGATTGATGTGGGCAAATAA
- a CDS encoding NarK family nitrate/nitrite MFS transporter yields MSGDGLNLLNFADKKIRMLHVSWIAFFITFVVWFNHAPLLAFMKEAFDLTSQQVKALMILNVAMTIPARILIGMLVDKFGPRIIYSGLLMAAGVVCTAFALAQTYEQLALLRFLMGFTGAGFVIGIRLVSEWFPAKTVGVAEGVYGGWGNFGSAAAAMLLPSLALLIGGEDGWRYALMCTGAVAFLYGIFFYKVARNTPKGSTYFKPKKTGGLEVTSKRDFYFYLAMNIPMYIALAVLTWKLGPEKINLLSDFASNAIYFGLAALFVFQTSQIYKVNKENLKNGVPELQQYKFKQVAVLNWAYFVTFGSELAVVSMLPLFFMETFELTAVTAGLLASGFAFMNLVARPGGGWLSDRFGRKKTLSILICGLAIGYMVLSQIDSAWLIPLAVVATMCCSFFVQAGEGAVFAMVPLVQRRMTGQIAGMTGAYGNVGAVIFLTVLSFVDASTFFMFIAGAAAVCFIFVQFLDEPSGHMTEVMEDGSVQLIEVT; encoded by the coding sequence ATGTCTGGTGACGGCCTCAACCTACTAAATTTTGCGGATAAAAAAATCCGCATGTTGCATGTTTCATGGATTGCTTTCTTTATTACTTTCGTGGTCTGGTTTAACCATGCACCACTATTGGCTTTTATGAAGGAAGCATTTGATCTGACCAGTCAGCAAGTGAAAGCGCTGATGATCTTGAACGTTGCGATGACGATACCAGCGCGAATTCTTATCGGAATGCTGGTAGATAAATTTGGCCCCCGCATTATCTATAGCGGTTTGTTAATGGCCGCAGGTGTCGTCTGTACCGCATTTGCGCTGGCTCAAACTTACGAGCAGCTGGCGTTATTACGTTTCTTAATGGGCTTTACCGGTGCCGGTTTTGTGATCGGTATTCGCTTGGTCAGTGAGTGGTTTCCAGCTAAAACGGTTGGGGTTGCAGAAGGTGTCTACGGCGGCTGGGGTAACTTCGGTTCTGCTGCTGCCGCCATGTTGCTGCCATCGCTGGCACTACTGATTGGCGGTGAAGATGGATGGCGTTATGCGCTAATGTGCACCGGCGCTGTTGCATTTTTGTATGGTATTTTCTTTTATAAAGTGGCTAGAAACACGCCTAAAGGGTCAACTTATTTTAAGCCTAAAAAGACCGGTGGTTTAGAGGTTACATCCAAGCGAGATTTCTATTTCTACCTGGCTATGAATATTCCAATGTATATCGCTTTAGCGGTGCTTACCTGGAAGCTGGGGCCAGAAAAGATCAACTTGCTCAGTGACTTTGCAAGCAATGCCATATACTTTGGGTTAGCTGCACTGTTTGTTTTCCAGACCAGCCAAATCTACAAGGTGAACAAAGAGAATCTGAAAAATGGTGTACCAGAACTACAGCAGTATAAATTTAAGCAGGTTGCAGTATTGAACTGGGCTTATTTTGTTACCTTTGGTTCTGAGCTGGCCGTTGTTTCGATGTTGCCTTTGTTTTTTATGGAAACCTTTGAGTTAACCGCTGTGACTGCTGGCTTATTGGCGTCAGGTTTTGCCTTTATGAACCTGGTTGCACGGCCGGGTGGTGGTTGGTTAAGTGACCGGTTTGGTCGTAAGAAAACGCTGTCAATTTTGATCTGTGGTCTGGCGATCGGTTATATGGTGCTTAGCCAGATTGATAGCGCCTGGTTGATACCGTTAGCGGTTGTGGCGACGATGTGCTGCTCTTTCTTTGTGCAAGCGGGCGAAGGGGCTGTGTTCGCCATGGTGCCTCTTGTACAGCGACGCATGACAGGTCAGATTGCAGGTATGACTGGCGCTTATGGTAATGTAGGTGCAGTGATCTTCTTAACGGTACTTTCGTTTGTAGATGCATCGACATTCTTTATGTTTATTGCCGGAGCCGCAGCCGTCTGTTTCATCTTTGTGCAGTTCCTGGATGAGCCCTCAGGCCATATGACAGAAGTAATGGAAGATGGCTCGGTACAGTTGATAGAAGTGACCTAG
- a CDS encoding bifunctional protein-serine/threonine kinase/phosphatase, which translates to MHLSSRLNAAIGQATDKGPKHQNEDCLGIMMPDDPALTIKGMVAVIADGVSSAEAGKEASETCVKNFLNDYYSTPDSWTVKTSAQKVLTALNRWLYGQGQRFIEAHRGYISTLSILVIKSRMAHLFHIGDSRIYRLRGGDFEQLTSDHSAHVSKDKAYLTRAMGMDIRLDVDYRTEAVEEGDLFFLSTDGVHDFLSPKVIKKALQTADTNVEITCQQLIDMAKEAGSDDNLSCQIIRIEQLADANSADVYKKLSDLPFPPFLEKGMSIDGYRVLGEIYASNRSQLYVVEDIESHKKWAMKTPSVNYEDDPAYIERFIMEEWIGRRIDCPNVVKVPVEERKRQCLYYLCEYVEGDTLADWIKNTSRRDVPQVLDIIEQVVRGVRSLHRKETLHQDLKPDNIVLTEEGEAKLIDFGSCLVAGVNEIATPFERDTILGTATYAAPEYKLRRAGSVRSDLFSIAMITYEMLTGHLPFGEAFERCESAQDFSRLRYEPAYRYNPMVPAWMDGALRKALHISPELRYESLSEFVFDLRHPNQQFMRLRNQPFLERNPMLFWQITSGVLLIGQVVTLWLWLG; encoded by the coding sequence ATGCATTTAAGTAGTCGTTTAAACGCAGCAATAGGACAGGCGACGGATAAAGGCCCTAAGCATCAGAATGAGGATTGTCTGGGTATTATGATGCCTGACGATCCAGCGCTGACGATTAAGGGCATGGTCGCGGTTATTGCTGATGGCGTTAGCAGTGCTGAGGCAGGCAAAGAAGCCAGTGAAACCTGTGTTAAAAACTTTCTCAACGACTACTACTCGACCCCGGACTCCTGGACCGTTAAAACCTCAGCTCAAAAAGTCCTGACGGCGTTAAATCGCTGGTTATATGGACAAGGGCAGCGGTTTATTGAAGCGCACAGGGGCTATATCAGCACCCTCTCTATCTTGGTAATCAAGTCGCGGATGGCGCACCTTTTTCATATTGGCGATAGCCGTATCTATCGGTTAAGGGGGGGCGACTTTGAACAGCTTACCAGTGATCATAGTGCGCATGTGAGTAAAGACAAAGCCTATCTTACCCGAGCGATGGGAATGGACATTCGGCTTGATGTGGATTATCGAACAGAAGCCGTCGAAGAGGGTGACCTGTTTTTTTTGAGCACTGATGGTGTGCATGACTTTTTGTCTCCCAAAGTGATTAAGAAAGCTCTGCAAACAGCCGATACTAACGTCGAGATAACCTGCCAGCAGCTTATTGATATGGCTAAAGAGGCGGGGAGTGATGACAACTTAAGTTGCCAGATCATTCGCATTGAGCAACTGGCTGATGCAAACTCGGCTGATGTTTATAAAAAACTGAGTGATCTGCCGTTTCCCCCATTTTTAGAAAAGGGTATGTCGATAGACGGCTATCGTGTGCTCGGTGAAATCTACGCTAGTAACCGCAGTCAGCTCTACGTTGTTGAGGATATCGAAAGCCACAAAAAGTGGGCGATGAAAACGCCTTCCGTAAACTATGAAGACGACCCGGCCTACATCGAACGATTTATCATGGAAGAGTGGATCGGGCGTCGCATAGACTGCCCCAATGTGGTGAAAGTGCCAGTAGAGGAGCGAAAGCGACAATGTCTGTATTATCTCTGTGAGTATGTAGAAGGCGATACGCTGGCAGACTGGATAAAAAATACCTCTCGTCGAGACGTGCCTCAGGTGCTTGATATTATCGAGCAGGTCGTTAGAGGAGTTAGGTCATTGCACCGTAAGGAGACCCTCCACCAAGACCTGAAGCCTGATAATATTGTGTTGACCGAAGAGGGAGAAGCGAAGTTAATCGACTTTGGCTCATGCCTGGTTGCAGGAGTAAACGAAATAGCCACGCCCTTCGAACGCGATACCATATTAGGAACCGCGACTTATGCCGCGCCGGAGTATAAATTGCGCCGGGCGGGCAGCGTGCGCTCAGACCTGTTCTCAATCGCGATGATTACCTATGAAATGCTCACCGGCCATTTACCGTTTGGCGAAGCGTTTGAACGCTGTGAGAGTGCACAGGATTTTTCACGTCTCAGGTATGAGCCTGCCTATCGCTACAACCCAATGGTACCCGCCTGGATGGATGGCGCACTGCGAAAAGCGCTGCATATATCGCCGGAATTGCGCTACGAGTCACTGTCGGAATTTGTGTTTGATTTGAGGCACCCAAACCAACAGTTTATGCGGCTGAGAAATCAGCCCTTTCTTGAGAGAAACCCCATGCTCTTTTGGCAGATAACCAGTGGTGTGTTGTTGATCGGCCAGGTGGTCACGCTTTGGCTGTGGTTAGGGTAA
- a CDS encoding type II toxin-antitoxin system RelE/ParE family toxin encodes MPENPAPGHSGRIHGARELVIPNTRYIVPYRVRPRLHRIEILRIFHTSRRLPRGGGDKQTTQNIHSLALYPNHSQSVTTWPINNTPLVICQKSMGFLSRKG; translated from the coding sequence TTGCCTGAAAACCCCGCACCAGGGCATTCTGGGCGAATTCATGGCGCACGAGAGTTAGTCATTCCCAATACTCGCTATATAGTTCCTTATCGTGTCAGGCCGCGTTTGCATCGAATTGAAATCCTGAGAATTTTCCACACTTCACGCCGCCTTCCCAGGGGGGGGGGTGATAAACAAACGACTCAAAATATCCACTCATTGGCACTTTACCCTAACCACAGCCAAAGCGTGACCACCTGGCCGATCAACAACACACCACTGGTTATCTGCCAAAAGAGCATGGGGTTTCTCTCAAGAAAGGGCTGA
- a CDS encoding CopG family ribbon-helix-helix protein translates to MSTTMTIHLDSELKQGLDQLAEATHRSKSFLAVEALRDFVELNEWQVQEIKSALTEADNGDFASDNAVLNTLNKWGVNGS, encoded by the coding sequence ATGTCTACCACTATGACCATTCACCTCGACTCGGAGCTTAAGCAGGGTCTTGATCAACTTGCCGAAGCAACTCATCGCTCTAAATCGTTTCTGGCTGTTGAGGCACTTCGCGACTTTGTAGAGCTAAATGAATGGCAAGTTCAGGAAATAAAGTCTGCACTTACCGAAGCTGATAACGGCGATTTCGCTTCCGATAATGCGGTGCTTAACACACTCAATAAATGGGGAGTTAATGGAAGTTAA
- a CDS encoding helix-turn-helix domain-containing protein encodes MIIKELELNPKTVAAVMRMEGYKQKDIAKAIGVTTRTIQKWFK; translated from the coding sequence ATGATCATTAAAGAACTAGAACTTAATCCCAAAACCGTTGCCGCGGTAATGAGAATGGAAGGCTATAAACAAAAAGATATTGCAAAAGCCATTGGCGTGACGACCCGAACGATTCAAAAGTGGTTTAAGTAG
- a CDS encoding type I secretion system permease/ATPase — MPQNSNERSVDTGLACLIMVARFHQVAADPAQIHHQFGTHDKPLDETALIRATRHLKLKAKAVTARIDKLDKLTLPAIAEDQNGQYVVLARAGEGKVLIQDPLVGKPEMLSEEEFNERWSGRLLMVTRRSVLPGMTGKFDISWFVPAIIKYKKILGQVLIASFFIQLFALITPLFFQVIIDKVLVHQGLTTLDVLCFGLIVISLFDVVLNGLRTYVFSHTTNRVDVTLGSKLFNHLLRLPIAFFNSRQVGNTVARVRELDTIREFITGSALTLVIDLAFTVIFFAVMYYYSPTLTWIVLGSIPLYIILSLTITPILRNRLNEKFKRGAENQAFLVESISGVETLKSMAVEPQMQRRWEEQLAAYVSASFKATNLGNVASQTAGFINKAVTVLILWVGASLVIAGSLSVGQLIAFNMLAGRVSAPILRLVQLWQDFQQASISIDRLGDILNTPSEPGHNPNRTTLPELKGRVTLEHITFRYQPDRPEILKDLSLDVNPGEIIGIVGRSGSGKSTLTKLVQRLYVPEAGRVLVDGVDVAQVEPAWLRRQIGVVLQENVLFNRSVKENIALADPSLPMERVIQAAQLAGAHDFILQLPEGYDTVVGEQGASLSGGQKQRIAIARALITNPKILIFDEATSALDYESERIIQDNMRDICKNRTVFVIAHRLLTVRMSDRIIVVEQGRIVESGHHDQLIDQQGYYAKLHSHQSHIPSIRTDNQEAKTVTPSTPLIEETEGGIA; from the coding sequence GTGCCTCAGAACTCAAATGAGCGATCCGTCGATACGGGTCTGGCTTGTCTCATCATGGTCGCCCGTTTTCATCAAGTGGCCGCCGATCCTGCTCAAATCCATCACCAGTTTGGTACTCACGACAAACCACTCGACGAAACCGCTCTTATCCGCGCAACCCGTCACCTCAAACTAAAAGCCAAAGCGGTGACCGCCCGCATTGATAAACTCGACAAACTCACACTGCCCGCCATTGCCGAAGATCAGAACGGCCAATATGTGGTACTAGCCCGTGCGGGCGAAGGCAAGGTGCTGATTCAAGACCCGCTGGTGGGTAAACCGGAAATGCTCAGCGAGGAAGAATTTAATGAGCGTTGGAGTGGGCGACTGCTAATGGTCACACGCCGTTCAGTGTTGCCGGGGATGACGGGGAAGTTTGATATCAGCTGGTTTGTGCCGGCGATTATTAAATACAAAAAAATACTCGGCCAGGTGTTAATTGCTTCGTTTTTTATTCAGTTGTTCGCCCTGATTACGCCGCTGTTCTTTCAGGTCATTATTGATAAAGTGCTCGTCCACCAAGGCTTAACTACACTCGATGTACTCTGTTTTGGCCTGATTGTTATCTCGCTGTTTGATGTAGTACTTAATGGCCTGCGAACTTACGTGTTTTCGCACACCACCAATCGAGTGGATGTCACCCTCGGCTCAAAACTCTTTAATCACTTGCTGCGTTTACCTATTGCCTTCTTTAATAGCCGACAGGTCGGCAATACCGTGGCGCGCGTCCGTGAGCTGGATACCATTCGTGAATTTATTACTGGTTCTGCACTCACACTCGTAATTGATCTGGCTTTTACAGTGATCTTTTTCGCGGTCATGTATTATTACAGCCCAACCCTGACTTGGATCGTTCTCGGGTCGATACCGCTCTACATCATCTTATCGCTTACCATTACCCCGATATTGCGTAACCGACTCAACGAAAAATTCAAACGCGGGGCTGAAAACCAGGCCTTTCTGGTGGAATCGATCTCCGGTGTTGAAACCCTCAAATCCATGGCGGTTGAACCGCAAATGCAACGCCGTTGGGAAGAGCAACTAGCGGCCTATGTTTCTGCTTCTTTCAAAGCCACCAATCTGGGGAATGTGGCGAGCCAAACTGCAGGTTTTATCAACAAAGCGGTGACGGTACTGATTCTTTGGGTCGGGGCATCGTTGGTGATCGCCGGTTCACTCAGTGTTGGTCAGCTCATCGCCTTTAACATGCTGGCCGGTCGAGTCAGCGCCCCCATATTACGTTTGGTGCAACTCTGGCAAGATTTTCAACAAGCCAGCATCTCCATTGACCGACTGGGGGACATTCTCAACACCCCCTCCGAACCGGGTCATAACCCCAACCGCACCACACTGCCTGAACTAAAAGGCCGGGTTACGCTGGAACATATTACCTTTCGTTACCAACCCGACCGTCCTGAAATCCTCAAAGACCTCTCGCTGGATGTAAACCCCGGTGAAATTATCGGCATAGTCGGCCGTTCCGGTTCCGGTAAAAGCACCCTCACCAAACTGGTTCAGCGGCTCTACGTGCCGGAAGCAGGCCGAGTGCTGGTGGATGGGGTCGATGTTGCCCAGGTCGAACCCGCCTGGTTACGTCGCCAAATCGGGGTCGTGCTACAAGAGAACGTGCTGTTTAACCGCTCGGTAAAAGAGAATATTGCCCTCGCTGACCCCAGTTTGCCCATGGAACGAGTCATTCAAGCCGCCCAACTGGCCGGTGCTCATGATTTTATCTTACAGCTGCCCGAAGGCTACGACACCGTGGTGGGTGAACAGGGGGCTTCCCTGTCTGGTGGTCAAAAGCAACGTATCGCCATTGCCAGAGCACTGATCACCAACCCTAAAATCCTTATCTTTGATGAAGCCACCAGTGCTTTGGACTATGAGTCTGAACGGATTATTCAAGACAATATGCGCGACATCTGTAAAAACCGAACGGTATTTGTGATTGCTCATCGCCTCTTAACGGTACGCATGTCAGACCGTATTATTGTGGTGGAACAAGGGCGCATTGTAGAAAGTGGCCATCATGACCAACTGATCGATCAACAAGGCTACTACGCCAAACTGCATAGCCATCAAAGCCATATCCCCTCGATTAGAACAGATAACCAAGAGGCCAAAACGGTGACACCGAGCACCCCATTAATAGAAGAAACAGAAGGGGGGATCGCCTGA